DNA sequence from the Malus domestica chromosome 06, GDT2T_hap1 genome:
AATCTCGACCAAGGTTGTTACTCACAGTGGTAAAATCTGTTCCTTTTCATTTTAGCATCATTTTTGTGCtgaaattacaatttttaatgGAGTTTTAAGTTGAGATCGGAATTGGGATGAATTCCTGCCAAATATTCCAATGTTCTCCCTCTAGGGGTCTGGTTACCCATGTTTTAAATTGTGGTTGACGTCACCTTGATGTTAGCCTtgcatcacctctacctcgagCTCTTGGGCCACCGATTCGAGCTTGGCCTCTCGCTCGGGCCCCCTACTGCGCAATCGCCGCATGAGCTGGAGAGGATTGCTGGGGCTATTGGGTCATCAAAGTCGCTGGTCCATCAGGCTCTAGCTCCcgttggagttgctctaagcATTGGAGGCCCTTATATCTCTTCCATAATTATGTGCTGTAGAGGACGACCTACCCGGTCACGAAAAGCTGGTTTGGAGGAATTGCATGACTTAATCTCAAGCAATTATAGGCTTACAACCATCACCGAGAGAAAAACATTGTTAACCAAAATAGTCAATATTTTTCAGAGAAACTTTGAACTAGTAAATTTTCAGTAGGCTCCTTAACTGAGCTTTTAGCTAAAAATTTATGTAGAAGTTTCTACAACATGGTAGCaacaatttttttgaacaaacgatattatctacattaaaggatgagagagtgggctaagcctcacaataggctagcaataataaggttcaaatttgtctgtcacgagaatcgaacctaaaaacTTTTATTTATCAGTGAAGAGGAATATACCACTAGATCATAATAAGTGGCAACATGGtagcaacaatttttttttttggggtcaaatgatagattttttttaaagagtaAATTGTCGATTTACTCCCTGAACTTATCttccaatagaaaagttcaagGAGCAAATTGAAAGGTAGGTGAAAGTTCAGAAGGTAAATCAACAGTTTACTCAACAATAAAATAGGCCCTATACAATAAAATCAACAGTCCAATTGAAAAGGTTTAGATCTGCTGCtagaatattaaaaataaaagggtaaatcgccaaaatggtccatgagatttgcataactcatcactttggtccctgagattccaaatcgataaaagtagtccctgagattgtccaccatccatcatttttgtcattccgttaaaaacttcgttaagtgttctagagctcttggccggaagttttggcaattttcaaagcttcgtaactcgatcgtttcttaaccaaatttgatccataatatataaaaaaataaagataggaaagtgtagaataagatcaTTCCtatttcgagccgttttccggttaaaataatggatggtggacaatctcaaagaccaaagtgatgagttatgcaaatctcaaggaccattttggcgattttaccaaaataaaataGGCCCTATACAATACCATTCCATAGAGTATCCATGATTTTGAAAATAGGCAGCTACAGCTTCCGCAACACGATTCCCACCCCTAGGCACAAATAGGAACTTCATCGAATCCAACTTCCGCGCCAAGCACCAAATATCATGAACAATGCATTCAACAACAACCGCATCACAACATGTTTTAAGATTAATCATATCAATAATAACCTTAGCATCTGATTCAATCTTGATTTTCTACAACCCCTTCTCCACACCACTTCCAGAGCATCCCGTATAGCAGTAGCTTCTGCCACCGCAGCCGACTGAAACCTCCCACCGTGTCCTCCAGCTACTAGAAGCAGCCGAGAAAAATCCTGTGGTGGGCCTTCTACCACTTGGTTTCCATAGTGGACACGTTCTCCTTGGTCATTCCAGCGCCCCTTGGTCATGACCGTCACGAATCCATATGGATGTCGCAATGTTGCAGACTCACGACGAACCCATGGCCTGATCTGTGGCTTGGTGCCTTCCATGGCTAAATTAGTGAGGATTCTCTTTGCTTGGGTCATGATTGTTGCTGATCTATATGCCGATGTTGGAGATGTCATGACTTTCATGACCTTTTTCCTACGATGCATGGACACAGGGAAAAGCCAACGTATCCCGTATCTGACACACAGGGATACGGATACGGACCCGATACATATCGGAATGAATGGATACGTTGTTTATTGATGAGATACGCGTATCATACTTTTTAGATACGTTTCAAACTAAATCAGAGGATAATCAGAGAATAAAAAAATCCAATAAATTGGCACATAATCGTGATTGATTCAAATTAGCTAAACTGAAATGATTGTTTGACTAAAAACCAAAACGATTTCGAACCTCAGAAATCAGACTTGTCACCTGCAACTGTGTTTGTGTGCCTCACTTTTTAAACGATTTGGATTTGTGTGTTCCTTGGTTTCAGATTTGTCACCATTGATTTATCGTGGCAGATACACACCTGTACGTGTTGTGTTCTTGTGTCTTGTTGTGGTGGCCATGTAGGGATTTATTATTGTTCTGTTGTTGTGCTTTATCTCACCAAATCAAGTATTTAGTCACTGGAGAAGATGCACCGAATTGGCACTCATCTTGAAACCGTGTTGTAATTGTGTTCTCGATCCATGAAATATGTCTATCGCttcgattaaaaaaaaaaattattgggtAATTAATGTTAACTATGTCGTTAAATTTTAAGTCAAGttggaacaaaatttgtttcgcTACACTACATTTGGCAATATTGACAATGAAAAGAACATGCATGTAGTCCAATTTTAAGTACAAGGTTCAGTTACCCGGAATACATGGATAACTGAACCTTGTACttaaaattaacaatttaaattGGAATTCAATTAAATCTTAATTAAGTTGGTAATCATGCTTGTGCAGGGATAACAATTAACCAGAAATATCACTAACAACAAAACTTCCATTAAATCTCCAATTGTAAGCATAAAAAAGTTCATAACATATATTACTTTTTAGATGATGAGAAATTTAAAAGAACCAGACTAAAATTTTGTTCATCAATGCTCGGTGCAATCAGCCGGCTTAAACGACACAGTTCTTTCTTCAAGGTCATATCCCACCAGGAAGTTGATTTGAGCCAAGTTACCAAATATCGCCACGTCACTCGACGGTATCATTGTCAAGCAAACCAAATCGTCCTCGATTCTGGCAAATGTGTTCACTGCCTGCAACTTTACATCCGCACCCTTGAAATGTGCAGTTATGACCGGAACACCAATGTCATCGCTTTCGCTTCGGAAGCAAAGGCTCAGAATCCCCTTCGGATCACTAACCCTCTCTGCGTTAATGGCAACCTCCAACGCCGATTCCAAATCCTCGTAAAATCCAGGTGGAAGGAGGGTCAAAGTAGTCCCCGAGTCGATGATAATGTTGCCCTCATTGGCAGCAACAGCGACGTCATCCTCAAAGTTCGGTGATGATTTGGTTTTGTAGGCCAACCGCTTCTCTCCAACGCTAATGGCCTCGAGCGTGAGGTAATAGAAAGTGTCGGGCTGTTTAGCAACTATAGGTGTTGAAACAGCACCGGCACCTGAAACAATGCCAGCACTGCCAAAACTTATCTTGCTCGCCAAGTTATTGTTTGAATTCTTACTATTCGATGCCAGGGGCACCAGACAGTAGGAAAATTTCCCTCCGTTGGTCGATTTAGTCAGCTGAGAAACGAGGGAAAGAGGGCCTCCACCGAGGCCAATCAAGCCAGAACCGGACTCATCAAATGTGCCACCATTTTGATGTCCACAACCGAAGAGAATTTTCGGGAGTGAAACTGGACGGCCAGAAGTTGATCCAATGCTGAAGGTCTCAACAGCTAGAGTCCCTCTAGTGAAAGAGCGGTCTCCGTAATGATAGCTATAGTCACACGTTTCATGACCTTCGTTGTCTTCGGTGCTGCAGGAGGCTTCTTCGAGATAAGTACATGAATTGGACTGACACGGGATGGAGCGGTAGGTTGACGATTTCTTGGGATCGAAGAGAGGAGGGTTTTGGTTGAAGCATTGCTTGCATGGCTTGCATTGAGTCCAGATGAGATCACTGCCTGTGTCAGCTATTCCGAGAACTTCAACTGGTGGGGTCCCAATTGATACGTTCATTAGGTATTCTCCAGCACTTGATATTATTCTGGACTGGATATTTGCTGATGACGACGACGATAATGAGGTGATTATTGGCTTGACGAAGTGATTGGCACGAGTGACAGAACGGCGAAAGGCATTATGCAAGCGATCGTAACGAGAGACGGATGAATTGTACCAGGGAGAGAGCGGAGAATCACGGTGTATGAGATCGGCAGTGAAACCGTGGCTATTGGCTAGCGTGAGCAAAGTGAAATATGCTAGTACGGCAAGTGGAAAAtgaatcatattgcaagcagaAAGGGCGAAGGTCGCCATATCAGTTTGTCTTGGTTTGGTTCGGTGATTCATGAAGGATCGATTGAAGTTGGAATAACGAAAGCGTTGGTGTTGCAACAAGTATTTATAGACATTGTGATGGTTAAAATTCAATTATGGCATTATAATTGGAAGATCAACATGCAGAGCGGTTTTAGAAATGTAAAAAGGCTGAAGGTCGATGAAAAGGTTGTGAAAAAATAAGATTCCAATTATTATATAGTATTGAATGATGTTATTAGTTGACGATACATTTTCTTGATCGGCAtgtaacaaaatcaaataaggCTAAATCATGTGAGTATTTATTACATAACTGATTTGTTCATTTCGTAGAACCTCGATAATTTAATActcaataaattaataattaatctcggttaaataatatatatttttaactgATGCCGGTGTCGACTCTGAAATAATGtactaaattaataatttgcTAAATTATAAGATAATATGTTTTGAAAAATTCAGATAAATCCCACATAATATATAAATCAATATCTATTAAAAATCCATATAGATCCcacataatatataaattaataatttcctTTTACtatggtttttgttttgttttgttaaaaaaaaaagagtttttctTGGTTacatattcataaaattaaataatgtagTACATTAAATTGAACAAGTataattaattttgaaaaacGTAAGTAAATTTATGATTTTTACcttgttaaataaataaatagaattgttagtttgtaaaacaaaaaactaaacaCAATATACAATATCGAAGAAAATACGAAATACTTGATAAATTAATAAGTTACTAGCCTCTCTGCACGCACTAACGTGCGTGCGAGAGGCATTTTTGCATCACGGGCGCTACGCGCCCCACAAATGTGTTATTTTAAATATTCTTATATTTCTTAAGTGGTTATTTTAtaaattgtgggtgtgtgtccATCACAACAATTTCTCATTATTTTCAATCATCTCCAAAGAATTGcgtaaaaattatttaaaaattaattgaatgcaaatATGTGATTAAAACTGAAAATGGAGAGAGAATGCAAATTGAAAACATGAATTACTAACCCAATAAAAATTTCGATTTTAGGAAAagaattttttctaaaaataattttcacCCTAAAATTCATCACCATCTATTTGTATAAACAATGAAGAAGCAAAACTGAAGAGAACTGGTTGGATTAATTGGGAACACTGCCAATTTCATTGATCCTTCTTCCCATGCGAATAAGAAATCAAATTGAGTATCTAATTATAGCTTTAAAtgtaaacaaacaaattaaaaggcTAACTAACACTATTAAAGCAAAAAAACaacattaatttaaattttgaacaaCCTGATTTctgtatttttcttctttggttCTGCAAAGATATGAAAAGATGAAAATCAACTTATTCCTTTTATCTGTTGCGTAACTTGCATTACCAACATTCACAAATAAAGATTCATGTAGGAAAACTACAATTTTGAAGTTAAATTGGgttttaatgaataaatttagACAACGTCTGTCCACAAACACATTGATCTCTAAGACATCAAATGATATGAATTACAAAGAACAGGAATAAAATGGGTTCTATCACAGAAATGAACAACATATAAGGCAATAATTGTGCAAATGGTTCTCTGCAAGTGCAGGCTGTGCAGGCCATGAGATTTAGTTGTGTACAGCAACACCAATGGTTCTTCCATGCTTGAAAATATAGACGGATTACTTCCAAACAGAAATACATTGGCATCAGATACGTGTGAAATCAAAGCCATGCTTGCCACCCATTTGCTTGCACTTGATGCTTTAGATTTTCATGGTTAATCTGCAAGTAATGATGATAAAATAAGAAGTCTAACTATAATGCACAATCCCAAATATAAAGGTTGTAAGCAATTTAACCTAAATACCTTTAACTTTGACAATTTTCTGATGGCAATACTTTTACTCCAGATACTTTTAGAATACTGAAAGATAAATAATTTGTCAAATTTGAGGTAACAAATTGTAATCATGTTTACAAAATTACATAGTAAGAAATGTTACCTTAATCTTGTACTTCAACCTTTGTACTTTGCGACGGGTGCGATGCTTGTAAAACTGACAAAAAAATgcaattttatttctatttgaaAATTGAATGCAATTTGAATTTCCAGTATACTTCCGTATGAAAATAAGAGAATACTTACCGTATTTAGAAAAGTTGTTTGGTCACTATTAATCTTTTTCCTGCacccataatttattttttataattcgagataattaatttgtagattttttttaattttataatttgagATAATTAATTTGTAGAATGATATAGACA
Encoded proteins:
- the LOC114825519 gene encoding aspartic proteinase CDR1-like, translating into MIHFPLAVLAYFTLLTLANSHGFTADLIHRDSPLSPWYNSSVSRYDRLHNAFRRSVTRANHFVKPIITSLSSSSSANIQSRIISSAGEYLMNVSIGTPPVEVLGIADTGSDLIWTQCKPCKQCFNQNPPLFDPKKSSTYRSIPCQSNSCTYLEEASCSTEDNEGHETCDYSYHYGDRSFTRGTLAVETFSIGSTSGRPVSLPKILFGCGHQNGGTFDESGSGLIGLGGGPLSLVSQLTKSTNGGKFSYCLVPLASNSKNSNNNLASKISFGSAGIVSGAGAVSTPIVAKQPDTFYYLTLEAISVGEKRLAYKTKSSPNFEDDVAVAANEGNIIIDSGTTLTLLPPGFYEDLESALEVAINAERVSDPKGILSLCFRSESDDIGVPVITAHFKGADVKLQAVNTFARIEDDLVCLTMIPSSDVAIFGNLAQINFLVGYDLEERTVSFKPADCTEH